In Bosea vestrisii, the following are encoded in one genomic region:
- a CDS encoding ABC transporter ATP-binding protein: protein MAASPILEVSGVSLAFGGVRALSDVSFTVPEGAITAVIGPNGAGKTSLFNTISGFYRPQAGTICFASESLEGVRAPQRAARGLARTFQNIALFRGMTVLDNIKLGRHAHMRTGVLDALFYWGRAQKEELELRAEIEERIIDFLEIQHIRNASVGTLSYGLQKRVELARALAMRPRILMLDEPVAGMNREETEDMARFILDVKEEWGVTILMVEHDMGMVMDISDHVVVLNFGQVIASGTPRDMQGNEAVVAAYLGSGDVGAIARRIKAEAA, encoded by the coding sequence ATGGCAGCTTCGCCCATTCTGGAGGTGTCGGGCGTCTCGCTCGCCTTCGGCGGGGTGCGCGCCCTCAGCGACGTCTCGTTCACGGTGCCGGAGGGCGCGATCACCGCCGTGATCGGCCCGAACGGCGCCGGCAAGACCTCGCTGTTCAACACGATCTCGGGCTTCTACCGGCCGCAGGCCGGCACCATCTGCTTTGCCAGCGAGAGCTTGGAGGGCGTGCGCGCGCCGCAGCGCGCCGCACGCGGCCTCGCCCGCACCTTCCAGAACATCGCGCTGTTCCGCGGCATGACCGTGCTCGACAACATCAAGCTCGGCCGCCACGCCCATATGCGCACCGGCGTACTCGACGCGCTGTTCTATTGGGGCCGCGCCCAGAAGGAGGAGCTGGAGCTGCGGGCCGAGATCGAGGAGCGCATCATCGATTTCCTCGAGATCCAGCACATCCGCAACGCCTCGGTCGGCACGCTCTCCTACGGACTGCAGAAGCGCGTCGAGCTGGCGCGGGCTCTCGCCATGCGCCCGCGCATCCTGATGCTCGACGAGCCGGTCGCCGGGATGAACCGCGAGGAGACCGAGGACATGGCCCGCTTCATCCTCGACGTGAAGGAGGAATGGGGCGTCACCATCCTGATGGTCGAGCACGACATGGGCATGGTGATGGATATCTCCGACCATGTCGTGGTGCTGAATTTCGGCCAGGTCATCGCCAGCGGCACGCCGCGCGACATGCAGGGCAACGAGGCGGTGGTCGCCGCCTATCTCGGCTCCGGCGATGTCGGCGCGATCGCGCGCCGGATCAAGGCGGAGGCGGCGTGA
- a CDS encoding branched-chain amino acid ABC transporter permease, with protein sequence MDTLFLAEVTLAGLGAGALYALTGVAFVLIYKATRVVNLAIGEILMLGGYAFLGFAAGLGLSPWLALPLAIAAGGAFGWLVERALIRPMLGESPISVFMVTIGLGSILAGVVQLCWGADPLRLPEFMPSTPVFIGEAYLAPKVAIGFVAAAVVIGLFLALFRFSRGGVALKATAADQGAAYSVGIDVPRVFSVAWILACATAAGAGVLIGAIGGISPTMGVFGLSVLVVVIIGGLDSIAGALVGGLLIGLVEALAGAFLGGEFKLVVTFALLLVLLMVCPYGLFGTHEIERL encoded by the coding sequence ATGGACACCCTCTTCCTCGCTGAGGTCACCCTCGCCGGCCTCGGCGCCGGTGCGCTTTACGCGCTGACCGGCGTCGCCTTCGTGCTGATCTATAAGGCGACGCGCGTGGTGAACCTCGCCATCGGCGAGATCCTGATGCTCGGTGGCTATGCCTTCCTCGGCTTTGCGGCCGGGCTCGGGCTCTCGCCCTGGCTCGCCCTGCCGCTCGCCATCGCCGCCGGTGGCGCCTTCGGCTGGCTGGTCGAGCGCGCCCTGATCCGGCCAATGCTGGGCGAGAGCCCGATCTCGGTGTTCATGGTCACGATCGGCCTCGGCTCGATCCTGGCCGGCGTGGTGCAACTTTGCTGGGGCGCCGACCCGTTGCGCCTGCCCGAGTTCATGCCGTCGACGCCCGTCTTCATCGGCGAGGCCTATCTCGCGCCGAAGGTCGCGATCGGCTTCGTCGCCGCGGCGGTGGTGATCGGGCTTTTCCTCGCTTTATTCCGCTTCTCGCGCGGCGGCGTCGCGCTAAAGGCGACGGCGGCCGATCAGGGCGCGGCCTATTCGGTCGGCATCGATGTCCCGCGCGTCTTCTCGGTCGCCTGGATCCTCGCCTGCGCCACTGCCGCCGGCGCCGGCGTGCTGATCGGAGCGATCGGCGGGATATCGCCGACCATGGGCGTGTTCGGCCTCTCGGTCCTCGTCGTGGTGATCATCGGCGGACTCGACTCGATCGCCGGCGCGCTGGTCGGCGGCCTGCTGATCGGGCTGGTCGAGGCGCTCGCCGGTGCCTTTCTCGGCGGCGAATTCAAGCTGGTCGTCACCTTCGCGCTGCTGCTCGTCTTGCTGATGGTCTGTCCCTACGGACTGTTCGGCACGCATGAGATCGAGAGGCTCTGA
- a CDS encoding ABC transporter substrate-binding protein, protein MTNTRLDRRQLLAGTAALAGGLALSVRPLAAQDGGDIVLGGSIPLTGVFAFAGVGIHAGIQDYLKILNDGGGIKGRKIKYVAEDTAYKVDASVAAFNKITSQEKVSLYYGDSTGFSKTINPELDRRGSMIMAGASFATELNDPKKFPLQFMAGPDYTEMFGILLRYIAKEKPGARVAFVYSDSEFGRDPIVPSEAVAKELKLSVVEKIVTPPGSVDVSTEVLKLRRANPDFTIFHGYVLAPIPEFVAQAKQMGMKSQFMGTFWTMDNSTVQRMGDAADGFMGVMPYRYYYDKEGTAPMLEKIRQMRPEYQSTGYLQGFVTAMLMTEAVKRTLDAGKELTGVNLKAGLNSIKDFDTGGLFGVPISIPGNSVPVGRIYRFDAKAKQMQPASDWIKL, encoded by the coding sequence ATGACGAATACGAGACTCGACAGGCGCCAGCTTCTCGCCGGCACCGCAGCGCTTGCCGGCGGACTGGCGCTCAGCGTTAGGCCGCTCGCGGCGCAGGACGGTGGCGACATCGTGCTCGGCGGCTCGATCCCGCTGACCGGCGTCTTCGCCTTCGCCGGCGTCGGCATCCATGCCGGCATCCAGGACTATCTCAAGATCCTGAACGATGGCGGCGGCATCAAGGGCCGCAAGATCAAATACGTCGCCGAGGACACCGCCTACAAGGTCGACGCCTCGGTCGCCGCCTTCAACAAGATCACCAGCCAGGAGAAGGTCTCGCTCTATTACGGCGACTCGACTGGCTTCTCGAAGACGATCAATCCCGAGCTCGACCGGCGCGGCAGCATGATCATGGCGGGCGCCTCCTTCGCGACCGAGCTCAACGACCCCAAGAAGTTCCCACTGCAGTTCATGGCCGGGCCCGACTACACCGAGATGTTCGGCATCCTCTTGCGCTACATCGCCAAGGAGAAGCCCGGCGCCCGCGTCGCCTTCGTCTATTCCGACAGTGAGTTCGGGCGCGACCCGATCGTGCCGAGCGAGGCGGTCGCCAAGGAGCTGAAGCTCAGCGTCGTCGAGAAGATCGTGACCCCGCCGGGTAGCGTCGACGTCTCGACCGAGGTGCTGAAGCTACGCCGCGCCAATCCCGACTTCACGATCTTCCACGGCTATGTGCTGGCGCCGATCCCGGAATTCGTGGCGCAGGCGAAGCAGATGGGCATGAAGAGCCAGTTCATGGGCACGTTCTGGACCATGGACAACTCAACCGTGCAGCGCATGGGCGACGCTGCCGACGGCTTCATGGGCGTGATGCCCTACCGCTACTACTACGACAAGGAAGGCACCGCGCCGATGCTGGAGAAGATCCGGCAAATGCGCCCCGAATACCAGTCGACCGGCTACCTGCAGGGCTTCGTCACCGCCATGCTGATGACCGAAGCGGTGAAGCGCACCCTCGACGCCGGCAAGGAACTGACCGGCGTCAACCTCAAGGCCGGACTCAACAGCATCAAGGATTTCGACACCGGCGGGCTGTTCGGCGTGCCGATCTCGATCCCCGGCAATTCCGTGCCGGTCGGGCGCATCTACCGCTTCGACGCCAAGGCCAAGCAGATGCAGCCGGCTTCCGACTGGATCAAGCTGTGA
- a CDS encoding branched-chain amino acid ABC transporter permease: protein MRIGTLKTSYAADEALFDTPVQRVLLVLLALCAIAFPFVASPYWLFLACLCAINVASATGLNLLTGYTGLVSLGQAAFMSVGAYAVAVLEIRLGTPFALNLLIGAGLAAAIGILVGIPSLKVKGLYLAIATIAASVILHFLFAHWSLTGESRGLSMPPARLFGLTLDQPFSLYWLIMPVTCLMVLGAANLLRTRIGRALIAIRDRDISAEVLGIPLLRYKLTSFAISSFYAGLAGGLWAYFFRVVTPESFPLVNSIFYLAAIIVGGMGTILGGILGAVFMTLVPELLKFVANWATPIYPDALAALAPVRTIVFGGLIVGFLVFEPRGLAEIWRRLRRFFHLWPFRT, encoded by the coding sequence ATGCGGATCGGCACGCTCAAGACCAGCTATGCCGCCGACGAGGCGCTGTTCGACACGCCGGTGCAGCGCGTCCTGCTGGTGCTGCTGGCGCTTTGCGCTATCGCTTTTCCCTTCGTTGCCAGCCCGTACTGGCTCTTCCTGGCCTGCCTCTGCGCGATCAACGTCGCGAGCGCGACGGGCCTCAACCTGCTTACCGGCTATACCGGCCTCGTCAGCCTCGGCCAGGCCGCCTTCATGAGCGTCGGCGCCTATGCCGTCGCGGTGCTGGAAATCCGGCTCGGCACGCCCTTCGCGCTCAATCTCCTGATCGGCGCCGGGCTGGCGGCGGCGATCGGCATCCTCGTCGGCATTCCCAGCCTCAAGGTGAAGGGGCTCTATCTCGCCATCGCGACCATCGCGGCCTCGGTCATCCTGCATTTCCTGTTCGCGCACTGGTCGCTGACGGGCGAGTCGCGCGGCCTGTCGATGCCGCCGGCACGCCTGTTCGGGCTGACGCTCGACCAGCCCTTCTCGCTCTACTGGCTGATCATGCCGGTGACCTGCCTGATGGTGCTCGGCGCGGCCAACCTGCTGCGCACCAGGATCGGCCGGGCCCTCATCGCCATCCGCGACCGCGACATCTCGGCCGAGGTGCTCGGCATTCCGCTGCTGCGCTACAAGCTGACGAGCTTTGCGATCTCGTCCTTCTATGCCGGCCTCGCCGGGGGGCTCTGGGCCTATTTCTTCCGCGTCGTCACGCCGGAAAGCTTCCCGCTGGTCAATTCGATCTTCTATCTCGCCGCGATCATCGTCGGCGGGATGGGCACGATCCTCGGCGGCATCCTCGGCGCGGTTTTCATGACGCTGGTGCCGGAGCTGCTGAAATTCGTCGCGAACTGGGCGACGCCGATCTATCCGGATGCGCTGGCGGCGCTGGCGCCGGTGCGCACCATCGTCTTCGGCGGGCTGATCGTCGGATTCCTGGTCTTCGAGCCGCGCGGCCTCGCCGAAATCTGGCGGCGCCTGCGGCGCTTCTTTCATCTCTGGCCGTTCAGGACCTGA